Proteins encoded within one genomic window of Triticum aestivum cultivar Chinese Spring chromosome 2D, IWGSC CS RefSeq v2.1, whole genome shotgun sequence:
- the LOC123052231 gene encoding pentatricopeptide repeat-containing protein At5g02860, producing MVETVAFPLPLRAPAPPPPTSKIFRHQPPVHSPLRLFSPTSLLSSSHPTPTSSSRTPRLGRPHNPTRQGGGGGQPWNLPPSLSLPARRALLSLLSDPDSARDILSALPTSELAPVLNALASRGRPGVALAALHAARDLHGEHVLQHPRVLPAAVRVLARAGRLADASALLDAAPEPDASAYTALVSAFSRASRFRDAVAVFRRMVANGIQPAIVTYNVVLHVYSKIAVPWKDVLALVDSMKKDGIPLDRYTYNTLISCCRRGALYKEAGKVFDEMRAAGFEPDKVTFNSLLDVYGKARMHDAAIGVLKEMELGGCPPSVVTYNSLISSYVKDGLLKEAAELKEEMEFKGIQPDVITYTTLISGLDRAGKIDAAIATYDEMLRNGCKPNLCTYNALIKLHGVRGKFPEMMVVFDDLRSAGFVPDVVTWNTLLAVFGQNGLDSEVSGVFKEMKKSGYVPERDTYVSLISSYSRCGLFDQSMEIYKRMIEAGIYPDISTYNAVLSALARGGRWEQAEKLFAEMENLDCRPDELSYSSLLHAYANAKKLDKMKALSEDIYAEKIESHHGLVKTLVLVNSKVNNLSETEKAFLELRKRRCSLDINVLNAMVSVYGKNRMVKKVEEILSLMKGSSINLSTATYNSLMHMYSRLGDCEKCENILTEIKSSGARPDRYSYNTMIYAYGRKGQMKEASRLFSEMKSSGLVPDIVTYNIFVKSYVANSMFEEAIDLVRYMVTHGCKPNQRTYNSILQEYCRHDKIADAKSFLSNLPQLHPGISKQEQQRLLELLARHTSRDRG from the coding sequence CCACCAGCCCCCCGTGCACTCCCCTCTCCGACTCTTCTCCcccacctccctcctctcctcctcacaccccacccccacctcctcctcccgcacgcCGCGCCTCGGCCGCCCGCACAACCCTacccgccagggcggcggaggcgggcagccatggaacctgccgccctccctctccctccccgcgCGGCGCGCGCTCCTCTCCCTCCTATCCGACCCGGACTCCGCGCGCGACATTCTCTCCGCGCTCCCAACCTCCGAGCTCGCCCCCGTGCTCAACGCCCTCGCTTCCCGCGGCCGCCCCGGCGTCGCGCTCGCTGCTCTCCACGCCGCGCGGGACCTCCACGGTGAGCACGTCCTCCAGCATCCCCGCGTGCTCCCCGCAGCCGTCCGCGTCCTCGCgcgcgccggccgcctcgccgacgCCTCCGCGCTCCTCGACGCCGCGCCGGAACCCGACGCCAGCGCCTACACGGCTCTCGTGTCAGCGTTCTCCCGCGCCAGCCGGTTCCGGGACGCGGTCGCCGTGTTCCGCCGTATGGTGGCGAACGGCATTCAGCCCGCCATCGTCACCTACAATGTCGTGCTCCATGTGTACTCCAAGATTGCCGTTCCGTGGAAGGATGTGCTGGCACTCGTGGACTCCATGAAGAAGGACGGGATTCCGCTGGACAGGTATACATATAACACGCTCATTAGCTGTTGCCGGCGTGGTGCACTCTACAAGGAGGCAGggaaggtgttcgacgaaatgaggGCTGCTGGGTTCGAACCTGACAAGGTCACATTCAATTCGCTGCTTGATGTGTATGGCAAGGCGCGGATGCATGATGCGGCAATTGGGGTGCTCAAGGAGATGGAGCTTGGGGGCTGTCCTCCCAGTGTGGTAACCTACAACTCGCTCATTTCGTCGTATGTAAAGGATGGGTTGTTGAAAGAGGCAGCAGAGCTCAAAGAGGAGATGGAGTTTAAGGGAATTCAGCCGGATGTCATTACATACACGACACTGATTTCTGGTCTTGACAGGGCTGGCAAGATTGATGCAGCAATCGCGACATATGATGAAATGTTGAGGAATGGATGTAAGCCAAACTTGTGCACGTACAATGCATTGATCAAGCTGCATGGGGTGAGGGGAAAGTTCCCAGAGATGATGGTTGTCTTTGACGATCTCAGGTCTGCTGGATTTGTGCCAGATGTTGTGACCTGGAACACACTCTTGGCGGTATTTGGTCAAAATGGTTTAGATTCCGAGGTGTCTGGGGtattcaaggagatgaagaaatcTGGTTATGTTCCTGAGCGGGACACATATGTTTCACTCATTAGTTCATATAGTCGGTGTGGCTTGTttgaccaatcaatggagatatacAAGAGGATGATTGAAGCCGGTATATATCCTGACATATCAACATATAACGCTGTTCTATCTGCACTAGCTCGTGGTGGGCGTTGGGAGCAGGCAGAAAAGTTGTTTGCTGAGATGGAGAATCTGGATTGTAGGCCAGATGAGCTTAGTTACTCTTCACTGCTTCATGCATATGCTAATGCAAAAAAGTTGGACAAAATGAAAGCTTTGTCAGAAGATATATATGCAGAGAAGATAGAGTCACACCACGGGCTGGTGAAAACATTGGTATTGGTCAACAGCAAAGTTAATAACTTATCCGAAACAGAGAAGGCGTTCCTGGAACTTAGGAAGAGGCGGTGCTCTCTGGATATTAACGTCCTAAATGCAATGGTTTCCGTATATGGGAAAAATAGGATGGTTAAGAAAGTGGAGGAGATTCTTTCACTCATGAAGGGAAGTTCTATCAACCTCAGCACCGCAACATACAATAGCTTGATGCATATGTATTCTCGATTAGGTGATTGTGAAAAGTGCGAAAATATCCTCACTGAGATCAAGTCAAGTGGTGCACGCCCGGATCGATATTCTTATAACACAATGATCTATGCATATGGAAGAAAAGGGCAGATGAAAGAAGCCTCAAGATTGTTTTCTGAGATGAAATCTTCAGGCCTGGTACCAGATATTGTAACATACAATATCTTTGTTAAGAGTTATGTGGCCAACTCAATGTTTGAAGAGGCTATTGATTTAGTACGTTATATGGTTACTCATGGTTGCAAGCCCAATCAGAGAACTTACAATTCAATACTGCAGGAGTACTGTAGGCATGATAAGATAGCAGATGCCAAATCATTCCTTAGCAACCTTCCTCAGCTTCATCCTGGAATATCCAAACAAGAACAGCAAAGACTGCTAGAACTGTTGGCTAGGCACACTTCAAGAGATAGAGGTTGA